The segment GTGGGCAGATTTTGCCCTAGTGGTTGGTGGTGATGGGACGCTGCTTAAAGCGTTCCATGAAACACGGGGAGTAATCCCCCTGCTGGGCGTGAACAGCGGCGATAGTCTAGGCTTCCTCATGGAGGTGACGTTGGACAACGCAATTCCAGCGCTCGAGCTCGTCGCGCAGGGCAAGTACACTATCGAAACCCGACTTGTTGGTGAGGTGGTTATTGGTAATTGGCGCTCCATCTTCGCCAATGAGGCGGCGATACTCACATCACGCTGCGGCGTTCTCCTTAGAGCGAGGGTGCTCCTGGACGATGAGTTGGTAATGGAAGGCCGGCTTGACGGCCTTATCGTCGCAACACCTACGGGCTCCACCGCTTACGCACTGTCAGCGGGTGGAGCCATTCTGGACCCTTTGCTTGAGGCGTTCATAGTAACTCCTCTAGCGCCGTTTTCAGCTCTGTTGAAGCCCTTCGTAGCTTCCGCCACACGTAAACTGACGGTGGTGATCGAGGGTGGCTG is part of the Thermofilaceae archaeon genome and harbors:
- a CDS encoding NAD(+)/NADH kinase — protein: MRGFTRVWVYVKPTVSKEKLLMLENFLEKQGFQVAIHSACPFPSDSPRLGPEQAVGWADFALVVGGDGTLLKAFHETRGVIPLLGVNSGDSLGFLMEVTLDNAIPALELVAQGKYTIETRLVGEVVIGNWRSIFANEAAILTSRCGVLLRARVLLDDELVMEGRLDGLIVATPTGSTAYALSAGGAILDPLLEAFIVTPLAPFSALLKPFVASATRKLTVVIEGGCSVVIDGALTSNFNNCEIMVAKSPVSLKLIKVNLGEKLKLKLMRRLLDLVPAREGTLERHFA